The following is a genomic window from Geminicoccaceae bacterium.
CCCGCATCCGCACTCGAAGATGTCGATGCGCTGATCCTGCTGGTCCCACGCTTTTCGCGCGGCAGCGTGCCCAAGAGCGGAAGGCTCGCCATCGTCGCCCGTTTCGGCGTCGGGTTCGATTCGGTCGATGTCGGGGCCTGCACCGACAATGGCATCGTCCTTTGCACCACTCCCGACGGCGTGCGCCGGCCGGTTGCGATCGCGATCCTCACCTTCATCCTGGCCCTGGCGGGCAAGCTCAAGACCAAGGACACGCTGGTCCGCCAGGGACCGTCCGGCTGGGCGCAACGCAGCGAACACATGGGGACGGGCCTCATCGGCCGCACGCTCGGCCAGCTTGGCATCGGCAATATAGGGGCGGAGGTTTTCCGCGTCGCCGCCCCGCTCGGCATGCGCTATATCGCCTATGACCCGTATGCCGACAAGGCGGTGGCACGGGAGCTGGGGATCGAACTGGTCAACCTTGAGACACTGTTCCGCGAATCCGACTTCCTGTCGGTCAGTTGCCCGCTCAATGACGAAACCCGCGGCATCGTCAATGCCGAAAGGCTGGCGCTGATGAAGCCGACCGCCTACCTCATCAACACCTCGCGCGGTCCGACGGTGGACCAGAAGGCGCTGCACGATGCGCTGAAGAACGACGTCATCGCCGGTGCCGGCCTTGACGTGTTCGAGGTTGAACCGACCGCCGACGGCGAGCCGATCACCCGGCTCGACAACGTCCTGCTTGCGCCGCATGCCCTGTGCTGGACGGACCAGTGCTTCGCCGGCATCGGTGCGGCCGATGTCGAAGCCGTCCTGGCGGTCTCGCGTGGCGAAATGCCCAGGGGCATCGTCAACAGGGAAGTGTCGAAGAATGCGACTTTCCTTGCAAAGCTGGAAAGTTATCGCTGACATCATCTTCATCAGGGAGGAACAGGGATGATAAGGAGACTTGTCTGCGCCTCGGCAGCCGTGACGGCACTGCTTGCCGCGCTGCCGGTCATGGCCCAGACCGCTGCCGAACGGGCGGTCGAGGCGGCCAAGCAATATGCGGGAACCGAGATCACCATCGTCTGGGAAGCGGGCCTGCAATCGCTCGACCCGCTCAACTTCTCCGGCCCGCGGTGGAAGGAGCTCACCGGGATCGATGTCAAGGTGATCGAAGTTCCCACAGCCGAGATGTTCACCAAGATCCTGCAGGAACATCGGGCAGGCACGGGCGCCTATGACGCGCTCAACGTCATTCCCTCGTGGATGCCCGATCTTGCCCGCGCGGGGGCTCTCGAACCGCTCGATGCCTATGTCGACAAGTATGGCTATCGCGAGGAACTGCAGGAGATCGCCCCGGTCTATCGCGACAACCAGATGAAGGTCGGCGATACCATCTACGGCTTCCCCGACGACGGTGACGTGTTCGTCTTCTACTACCGCACCGACATCCTGGGCGATCCCGACCTGCAGGCGGCGTTCAAGGAGAAGTTCGGCTACGACATGCCGGTGCCGCCACGGGACTGGAAATCGTTCAACGACGTCTCCTGCTTCATAACCGAGCGTACCGGCGGCAAACCCTATGGTGCCGCGTTCTTCCGCGATCCGCCCTATGCCCAGTTCATGTTCCAGGAGCGCTTCCGCGTCGAGGGCGGGCGCTTCTTCGACGCCGACACGATGAAGGCCACGGTCAACAGCGATATCGGGGTGCAGGCGTTCACCGAAATGCGCGAGGAGAACAAGTGCATGCCGCCCGGCGTGGAAACCTGGGGATTTGTCGAGAACCTCGCGGCATTCCTGTCGGGCGATACCGCCATGACCATCTCCTGGCCACCCTATGGCCGGTGGGCCGCGGGCTACGGACTCGATCAGGACGCCTTTTCCTGGGTGCCGAAATCGACCATCGCCGGCAAGGTCGGCTACGCCACTCCTCCCGGCGACGCCCCGGAACTGGCAGCAGGTTTCTCGCTCGCCCTGTCGTCCAGCTCGCACAACAAGGAAGCCGCCTACCTCTTCATCCAGTGGCTGAATTCCGAGGACATCAGCCTCGAACGGGTGCAGCTCCCCTATGCCCTGCGCGACCCGTTCCGCAATTCCCACTTTGTTTCCGAGGAATACAAGTCGCGCTGGCCGGAAGCGCCGCAATATCTGGCGGCCCTCGAAGCCGGGGCCAGGACCGGTCTGCTCGATCTCTCGATCCTTCAGACCGACAAGTACGAGGAGGCCCTGCGCCAGGGCATTTCACGACTCTGGGCCGGTGAAGATCCGAAGGCCATCCTCGACGATGTCGCCTCGCAGTGGGATGCCATCACCGAACGCATCGGCGTCGACAAGCAGCGCGAAGCCTACAATGACTGGGCTTCCAAGCCGAACGCCTATCCCAACTGATCGTCCCCGACGACAACGGCACCCTGACCCGTCATCGGCCGCGATGACGGGTCCTTTCCCTTGCGGGATACCCCGGTCGAACAGCGGGGAACCGGGTGGGTGCGGTCGCACCCCGCCGGATCAGAGAAGTTCGACAATGAAGGGAATGAGCGGAATGTCGGCTTCCGGCATCGGCAGATCATACAGGACAACAGGCCTCACCCAGCGGACATTCTGCCCTTCTCGACCTTCCACGTCTCCCTGCCATTTACGACAGACATAGAGTGGCATCAGCAGATGGAAATCGGCATAGACATGCGACGCGAAGGTCAAGGGAGCAAGACAGCTTTCGTGCGTCGAAATTCCCAGTTCCTCATCCAGTTCCCGAATGAGACTTTCCTCGGGCGTTTCGCCGGGATGGACCTTGCCGCCCGGGAATTCCCACAATCCGGCCATGGGCTTGCCCGCCGGACGCTGCGCCACCAGCACCCTGCCATCGCCATCCACCAACGCACAGGCGACAACCAGCTTCAGCGGCCGTGCGGGTTCAGGAGCGGTAATCGGCATTGATGTCGATGTAACCGTGGGTCAGATCGCAGGTCCAGACCGTGGCCTTGCCGCCGCCATCCCCGACCGAGACATCGATCCCGATCTCGCTGCCCTTGAGGTGCCGGGCAATCGGGGCTTCATCGAGATCCGCTAGTCCCCCGCCATCGCGAGCCACGGCATGACCGCCGAAGGCAATCGCGATCTTCCCGTTCTCGATGACTTCACCCGACTTGCCCAGGGCCATGATGATGCGCCCCCAATTGGCATCCTCGCCGGCTATGGCCGTCTTGACCAGCGGGGAATTGCCGATGACAAGCCCGATGCGGCGGGCCGCGGCATCGTCAACCGCCCCGGCGACACGGATGGTGATGAACTTTTGCGCTCCCTCGCCATCGCGCACCACCATCAGCGCCAGTTCCCGCATCAGGCCTTCGAGCGCCTCGCGGAAGTCTGCCAGAATGGGATCGTCGGCCGATGGGGGGGCGGCATGCCCGGCCTTGCCCGTCGCCATGAGGAGAACGGTATCCGATGTCGATGTGTCGCTGTCGACAGTGATCGCGTTGAACGAACGATCAGCGCCGCGGCTGACGAGTTCCTGCACCACCGGCGCCGGCAGGACCGCGTCGGTGACAATGAACGACAGCATGGTCGCCATGTCCGGGGCGATCATGCCCGAGCCCTTGGCGACACCGGCGATCGTCACGGTGACGCCGCCGATCCGCGCCCTGGCCACCGCCCATTTGGGAAATGTGTCAGTGGTCATGATGGCGGCGGCGGCCTTGTCGAGACCCATCGGGGAAAGACTGCCGATCAGGTCGGGTACCCGCGCGCAGATACCTTCGACGGGAAGACGGTCGCCGATGACACCCGTCGACGCAACGTAGACTTCATCGACCGGACAATTCATCGCCGCGGCAACCGTCTCGGCCTCCCTGACGACTGCGGCATCGCCCTCCGCACCGCGAAAGACATTCGCATTGCCGGCATTGACGATGACAGCTCGCGCGCGGCCAAGCGGCAGGATCCGCCGGCACCAGAGGACCGGATGTCCGGCCGTGGTGGACCGGGTGAACACGCCTCCTACCGTGGTTCCCTCATCGAGCGCCAGCAGTGTCAGATCGTCGCGATTGCGATAGCGCAGCCCCGTCGCGAGCGTCGCGAAGCGCACGCCGGCTACCGGAACGGGTTCGGCCATGGTCGAAGGTGCGAGCGGCGATCGCTGCATGGTGTTTGTCCTGCTTGCCGATGAGACAGTCGCCGGGTGCCTTAGCCACGTCGGCAAGTCAAGCCATCATTTCGAGATCGTCCGGACCACAGGACATCCCCCGACCGGCACCGGACCGGGGCAATTCGGACCCGGCCGCGGACCATGCAAACCCGCAGCCGAATCCGTCCCCGTCCTCAGCTCCTGGCGCCATTGCAGTCGATGACGCCGAACTCGACACGACGGTCGAGTGCATCCATGGCATCGTCGGTCCCGGAACCGATGATGGCCTGTGCGCTCCCCACGCCATTGGTTATGGTCCTGCTCGCCATCGCCGGGTCCACGTCGATGAGACGCTTCTGGATCACGTCGGCCCGCAACAGCGACAATCGATCGTTCAGGGCCGCGGGGCCCGTGGCACTGGTGTGCCCGGTGATCTCCAGACAGGCATTGTCCTGCACGGAACGCCTGGCGATCTGCTCGGTCCAGATCGGATAGGCCTCGGTAATCCGTGGATCCGGGAAGAATGCCGTCGATCCCGGCTTGAACAGGTACTTGACCGCAATCTGGCCATTGCGCAGGCCGTAGTCGATGATCGAGCCGAAGGCCTGACTGGCATCGTCGCGCCGGCCGAGCTTCCAGTTGGCCATGTAGATGCCGTTGTAGATCCGCAACTGATCGCCGGCGGCCGTGCTGCGGGCGTTCAGATAGAGGTCGAGCGCTTCCTGGTAGCGGCCGCTCTCGTAGGCGTCGATGCCATCGGCCACCAGAGACGCGGTCAGGACGCCTTCGAGATAGGTCGGGTCGATCGGGTCCCCCGGCTTGGTCTTCTGACAGGTGTTGATATAGGCCTGGATCCAGTTGTCCTGACGCCATGTCGGGCTCTCGGTGAAGAACGGTGTCGGCGTCGCGTTCACATCCTCGATGCGGGCAAAGGCCACTCCCTTGCCGACGGTGACCCCCTTGGCGAGATCGGCGAGCACAAGGCAGATACGGAACGCGTCACGCTTGCCGGCCGTCTTGCGCATCTCGTTGACCGGCGTGAACGTGCCGACCAGCACCAGCGGATTCTCCGCTACCGTCTCGGGGGAGAAATCCTTCACATCGAAATACGGGTACTTGTCCCGGGCAAGCGACATCAGATCGGCCTGCATCGAGCGCGTCGTGTCGTACTGCACGCCGGTAACGCCGTCGACCAGCGGATCGATGACCAGAAGATGGGTCGTTTCCTTGCTGACATTGGCATCGGCGAAGAGCTTGTTGGCGGCGGACCAGAACGCCTCGTCGAACGGAAGCGGCGGTGGCGGCGTCTCCGCCGGCTGGGCGGCTGCGGCCGGAGCGGCGGGCTGGGCCGCAGCCTGCGGTGCCGCCTGTGCGGTCGTGGCGGCCGGCTCATCCGGGGCATCGGTGAGGCCCATCATGTCGTTCCACCAGCCGCAGGATGACAATGTCACGGCCAGGGCCAATGCGGTACCGATCCGGAGATATTTCCGAGGTTCAGTGACAGTGCGCCTGCAAGAATGTCCTGTCATCATGAGTGAGATATTCCCCTAATTGTGCCTTGATGAGGATGTCCGCGCATTGCGGATCCTCTCGCGGACTTGTCGTCTTTTCGACAGCCGCCTGCTTCCCGGCCGGCCGGCTGGCCTTTTCCGGTGCGGGCGTGGAAGCCACGGGGGCCGGGCGCTCCCGCGAGCGCAGGACGGCAAAGCCGATGCTTACGGAAAGTTCCTGGTTCTGAAGCGCGTCCTCGAGCGAGGAGAGATATGTTGACGTGGACTGTTCTCCCTTGCTGGTGAGCTCCAATGGCTGATCGGTGACGACGGCCATGAGCAGGTGCTGGCCGACGGATGCCGGAAGGCGCCATTTGCCATCGGCAATCCTGCGGGTGACGTCGCGAACGTCGTCGACCGCGAGCGGCTGGACGGTACCGTCCTCGCTGAACAGGGCGAGATTGACATGGCCATGACGCGAGCCGCGAAGCTCCAGTTCCAGCTGGTCGCCGGCAAAC
Proteins encoded in this region:
- a CDS encoding extracellular solute-binding protein; protein product: MIRRLVCASAAVTALLAALPVMAQTAAERAVEAAKQYAGTEITIVWEAGLQSLDPLNFSGPRWKELTGIDVKVIEVPTAEMFTKILQEHRAGTGAYDALNVIPSWMPDLARAGALEPLDAYVDKYGYREELQEIAPVYRDNQMKVGDTIYGFPDDGDVFVFYYRTDILGDPDLQAAFKEKFGYDMPVPPRDWKSFNDVSCFITERTGGKPYGAAFFRDPPYAQFMFQERFRVEGGRFFDADTMKATVNSDIGVQAFTEMREENKCMPPGVETWGFVENLAAFLSGDTAMTISWPPYGRWAAGYGLDQDAFSWVPKSTIAGKVGYATPPGDAPELAAGFSLALSSSSHNKEAAYLFIQWLNSEDISLERVQLPYALRDPFRNSHFVSEEYKSRWPEAPQYLAALEAGARTGLLDLSILQTDKYEEALRQGISRLWAGEDPKAILDDVASQWDAITERIGVDKQREAYNDWASKPNAYPN
- a CDS encoding dehydrogenase codes for the protein MFDLSPLEDDPRIEMLYVDAVDGAIPASALEDVDALILLVPRFSRGSVPKSGRLAIVARFGVGFDSVDVGACTDNGIVLCTTPDGVRRPVAIAILTFILALAGKLKTKDTLVRQGPSGWAQRSEHMGTGLIGRTLGQLGIGNIGAEVFRVAAPLGMRYIAYDPYADKAVARELGIELVNLETLFRESDFLSVSCPLNDETRGIVNAERLALMKPTAYLINTSRGPTVDQKALHDALKNDVIAGAGLDVFEVEPTADGEPITRLDNVLLAPHALCWTDQCFAGIGAADVEAVLAVSRGEMPRGIVNREVSKNATFLAKLESYR
- a CDS encoding OmpA family protein → MTGHSCRRTVTEPRKYLRIGTALALAVTLSSCGWWNDMMGLTDAPDEPAATTAQAAPQAAAQPAAPAAAAQPAETPPPPLPFDEAFWSAANKLFADANVSKETTHLLVIDPLVDGVTGVQYDTTRSMQADLMSLARDKYPYFDVKDFSPETVAENPLVLVGTFTPVNEMRKTAGKRDAFRICLVLADLAKGVTVGKGVAFARIEDVNATPTPFFTESPTWRQDNWIQAYINTCQKTKPGDPIDPTYLEGVLTASLVADGIDAYESGRYQEALDLYLNARSTAAGDQLRIYNGIYMANWKLGRRDDASQAFGSIIDYGLRNGQIAVKYLFKPGSTAFFPDPRITEAYPIWTEQIARRSVQDNACLEITGHTSATGPAALNDRLSLLRADVIQKRLIDVDPAMASRTITNGVGSAQAIIGSGTDDAMDALDRRVEFGVIDCNGARS
- a CDS encoding (deoxy)nucleoside triphosphate pyrophosphohydrolase, whose translation is MPITAPEPARPLKLVVACALVDGDGRVLVAQRPAGKPMAGLWEFPGGKVHPGETPEESLIRELDEELGISTHESCLAPLTFASHVYADFHLLMPLYVCRKWQGDVEGREGQNVRWVRPVVLYDLPMPEADIPLIPFIVELL
- the argJ gene encoding bifunctional glutamate N-acetyltransferase/amino-acid acetyltransferase ArgJ; this encodes MQRSPLAPSTMAEPVPVAGVRFATLATGLRYRNRDDLTLLALDEGTTVGGVFTRSTTAGHPVLWCRRILPLGRARAVIVNAGNANVFRGAEGDAAVVREAETVAAAMNCPVDEVYVASTGVIGDRLPVEGICARVPDLIGSLSPMGLDKAAAAIMTTDTFPKWAVARARIGGVTVTIAGVAKGSGMIAPDMATMLSFIVTDAVLPAPVVQELVSRGADRSFNAITVDSDTSTSDTVLLMATGKAGHAAPPSADDPILADFREALEGLMRELALMVVRDGEGAQKFITIRVAGAVDDAAARRIGLVIGNSPLVKTAIAGEDANWGRIIMALGKSGEVIENGKIAIAFGGHAVARDGGGLADLDEAPIARHLKGSEIGIDVSVGDGGGKATVWTCDLTHGYIDINADYRS